Proteins from one Gilliamella sp. ESL0443 genomic window:
- a CDS encoding 6-phospho-beta-glucosidase, which yields MTKKPFLWGGALAAHQFEGGWNEGGKGPSVVDVMTAGAHGVARQITQDIEAGKFYPNHTAIDFYHHYKEDIKLFAELGLKCLRTSIAWTRIFPKGDELEPNEAGLQFYDDVFDELIANGIEPVITLSHFEIPLHIARQYGGFRNRKTVEFFERFAISCFERYKNKVKYWMTFNEINNQMDTSNPIFFWTNSGVQVKPGENPQEVLYQVAHYELLASAKAVIAGKKINPNFEIGCMISHVPIYPYSCNPEDMMASEIAMHQRFFFPDVHVRGYYPSYALKEFEREGYKLDITEEDLACLKQGTVDYIGFSYYMSTVVKADVKNDNRDNIVNGALPNAVENPYIKSSDWGWPIDPEGLRYTLNRLYDRYQLPLFIVENGFGAIDELEHDNQIHDKPRIEYLGAHIKAMQKAMDYDGVDVIGYTAWGIIDVVSFTTGEMKKRYGVIYVDRDNEGNGSMKRYKKESFEWYKNVIKTNGQSLK from the coding sequence ATGACTAAAAAACCATTTTTATGGGGCGGTGCATTAGCCGCTCACCAATTCGAAGGCGGCTGGAATGAAGGGGGCAAAGGACCAAGCGTGGTTGATGTCATGACCGCTGGCGCACATGGTGTTGCAAGACAAATCACTCAAGATATCGAAGCAGGCAAATTTTACCCAAATCATACAGCAATCGATTTCTATCATCATTATAAAGAAGACATCAAATTATTTGCTGAACTTGGACTAAAATGCCTTCGTACCTCCATTGCTTGGACTCGAATTTTCCCTAAAGGCGATGAGCTAGAGCCAAATGAAGCAGGCCTACAATTTTACGATGACGTATTTGATGAACTCATTGCAAATGGAATTGAACCGGTTATTACCCTTTCACATTTTGAAATCCCATTACACATTGCTCGTCAATATGGTGGTTTTCGTAATCGTAAAACCGTAGAGTTTTTTGAACGTTTTGCTATAAGTTGTTTTGAACGTTATAAAAACAAAGTTAAATATTGGATGACTTTTAACGAAATCAACAACCAAATGGACACCAGTAACCCAATCTTCTTCTGGACCAACTCAGGTGTACAAGTTAAACCAGGTGAAAATCCACAAGAAGTGCTTTACCAAGTTGCGCATTACGAATTATTAGCCAGTGCTAAAGCCGTTATTGCTGGTAAAAAAATCAATCCTAACTTTGAAATTGGTTGTATGATTTCTCACGTGCCAATTTACCCATACTCATGTAACCCTGAAGACATGATGGCATCAGAAATTGCTATGCATCAACGCTTCTTCTTCCCTGATGTACATGTTCGTGGATATTATCCATCGTACGCATTAAAAGAGTTTGAACGCGAAGGCTACAAACTTGATATTACAGAAGAAGACTTAGCTTGTTTAAAACAAGGTACGGTTGATTACATCGGCTTTAGTTACTACATGTCAACGGTCGTAAAAGCGGATGTTAAAAACGACAACCGTGACAACATCGTCAATGGTGCATTACCAAATGCAGTTGAAAATCCATACATTAAAAGCAGTGACTGGGGTTGGCCGATCGACCCAGAAGGATTACGTTACACACTTAATCGCTTATACGATCGTTATCAACTACCACTATTTATTGTTGAAAATGGTTTTGGCGCGATTGATGAACTTGAGCACGACAACCAAATTCACGATAAACCACGAATCGAATACCTCGGCGCGCATATTAAAGCGATGCAAAAAGCGATGGATTACGACGGTGTTGATGTGATTGGTTATACCGCTTGGGGGATTATCGACGTCGTTTCATTCACCACTGGCGAAATGAAAAAACGTTATGGCGTGATTTATGTTGATCGTGACAACGAAGGTAACGGAAGCATGAAACGCTATAAAAAAGAGTCATTCGAATGGTATAAAAATGTGATTAAGACCAATGGTCAAAGCTTAAAATAA
- the dinB gene encoding DNA polymerase IV: MRKIIHVDMDCFYAAVEMRDNPRYRNVPIAVGGDPRKRGVVATANYIARQYGVHSAMSMAQAIKLCPNIKVIPGRHAVYKEVSNQIHQIFKRYTQAIETLSLDEAYLDVTDCKLCHGSATLIAQDIRQAIYKELELTASAGVAPLKFLAKIASDMNKPNGQYVITPDQVEGFIEQLPLKKIPGVGKVTEKKLAELGLYTCKDVVNYDLTKLLNQFGKFGRILYERCQGIDEREVCNDRQRKSVGVERTLVDDIHSWDECLAQFDPLFEELEKRLSKVRSDLSIARQGVKFKFDDFQLTTQEHVWSKLDKADLIEQAHKVWLERRNDRGVRLIGFHVTLIDPQVEKQLIFKF, from the coding sequence ATGCGAAAAATTATTCATGTCGATATGGATTGTTTTTATGCTGCTGTCGAAATGCGAGACAATCCACGTTATCGCAATGTGCCGATCGCCGTAGGAGGCGATCCACGTAAGCGTGGTGTGGTGGCAACTGCGAATTATATTGCTCGTCAATATGGTGTGCATAGTGCGATGTCAATGGCACAGGCAATTAAGCTGTGCCCTAATATTAAGGTCATTCCAGGTCGTCATGCCGTCTATAAAGAGGTTTCCAATCAAATCCATCAAATATTTAAGCGTTATACTCAAGCCATTGAGACGCTTTCGCTTGATGAGGCTTATTTGGATGTGACGGATTGTAAGCTTTGTCATGGTTCTGCTACGTTAATCGCCCAAGATATTCGACAAGCAATCTATAAGGAGCTAGAGTTAACCGCGTCAGCAGGTGTGGCACCACTTAAGTTTTTAGCTAAAATCGCCTCCGATATGAATAAGCCAAATGGGCAATATGTGATTACACCCGATCAGGTTGAAGGATTTATTGAGCAACTTCCACTGAAGAAGATCCCCGGTGTGGGTAAAGTGACCGAGAAGAAGCTAGCAGAGTTGGGGCTTTATACCTGTAAAGATGTGGTTAATTATGATTTGACTAAGTTACTTAATCAGTTTGGTAAGTTTGGACGTATTTTATATGAACGTTGCCAAGGGATTGATGAACGCGAAGTCTGTAATGATAGGCAACGCAAGTCAGTTGGGGTAGAGCGCACGTTGGTTGATGATATTCACAGTTGGGATGAGTGTTTAGCGCAATTTGATCCGCTATTTGAGGAGTTGGAGAAGCGTTTAAGTAAAGTCCGCTCCGATCTCTCTATTGCTCGCCAAGGTGTGAAATTTAAGTTTGATGATTTTCAGCTTACGACTCAAGAGCATGTTTGGTCTAAGTTGGATAAAGCTGATTTGATTGAACAAGCTCATAAAGTTTGGCTAGAAAGGCGCAATGATCGGGGTGTTAGGTTAATTGGTTTTCATGTGACGTTGATTGATCCACAAGTTGAAAAGCAACTTATTTTTAAGTTTTGA